A single genomic interval of Persephonella atlantica harbors:
- the polX gene encoding DNA polymerase/3'-5' exonuclease PolX translates to MYNINKDLANIFKKMAAIYEFLDDRFRAMAYQRAAHIIEDLPDDVRNYIATGKLYMIRGIGSSIASKIEEYVKTGKIQKYEELKKKVPEDFIELIDLPGFGPKTLKRIYEELGISTKEELVKALKDGRIEQLEGFGPKKVENMLKGLQMYEISKRRIILWEALQISKYLTEKLKKNLKEIHKIEVVGSTRRRKETIGDLDILVTADDKDRLKIMDFFTSLEEVSEVLVKGPKKSSVIMKFEGKERQVDLRIFKDEEWGAALQYFTGSKQHNIHLREIAKEKGLKINEYGVFKADTEEKVAGETEESVYKAVGMDWIPPELREDRGEIEAAMEHKLPELVELKDIKGDLHVHSTWSDGVVSIKDIVDFVRKNYRYEYIVITDHSKSQRVAHGLDEERLLEELKEIQLINKMAGLDFVKKGIEVDILLDGSLDLSDEVLSQLDWVVASVHSHFSRDNTDRIIKAMENPYVNAIGHPTGRLIGLREPYPVDMDAVIKAAKETGTALEINAQPRRMDIDEIWIRKAVENGVKLVISTDAHNLGNFAFMEIGVSIARRGWATKKDILNTGSWKEIQKFVNQKRKKFGVRAIK, encoded by the coding sequence ATGTACAACATAAACAAAGACCTTGCAAATATATTCAAAAAAATGGCAGCTATTTATGAATTTTTAGACGACAGATTTAGGGCAATGGCATACCAGAGAGCAGCCCACATCATAGAAGACCTGCCAGATGACGTAAGAAACTACATAGCTACAGGAAAGCTATACATGATTAGAGGAATAGGATCCAGCATAGCCTCAAAAATTGAAGAGTACGTAAAAACAGGAAAGATACAAAAGTATGAAGAGCTAAAGAAAAAAGTCCCTGAAGACTTTATAGAGCTGATAGACCTTCCGGGATTTGGTCCAAAAACTCTCAAAAGGATATACGAAGAACTTGGAATATCCACAAAAGAAGAGCTTGTAAAAGCCCTCAAAGACGGTAGAATAGAGCAGCTTGAAGGCTTTGGACCCAAAAAAGTGGAAAACATGCTCAAAGGCCTCCAGATGTATGAGATATCAAAAAGAAGAATTATACTGTGGGAAGCTCTCCAGATATCTAAGTATCTCACAGAAAAGCTGAAAAAAAATCTAAAAGAGATTCACAAAATAGAGGTTGTAGGTAGCACAAGAAGAAGAAAAGAAACAATAGGAGACTTAGACATATTAGTAACAGCTGATGACAAAGACAGGCTGAAAATAATGGATTTTTTTACATCTTTAGAGGAAGTATCAGAAGTTTTAGTAAAAGGTCCCAAAAAATCCTCTGTGATAATGAAGTTTGAAGGAAAAGAAAGACAGGTTGACCTGAGAATATTCAAAGATGAAGAGTGGGGAGCAGCACTTCAGTATTTTACAGGCTCAAAACAGCACAACATACATCTGAGAGAAATAGCAAAAGAAAAGGGACTAAAAATAAACGAATACGGCGTATTCAAAGCAGACACAGAAGAAAAAGTAGCAGGAGAAACAGAAGAAAGTGTGTATAAGGCAGTAGGTATGGACTGGATACCACCAGAGCTGAGGGAAGATAGAGGTGAGATAGAAGCAGCAATGGAGCATAAACTGCCTGAATTAGTAGAGCTAAAGGACATAAAAGGAGACCTACACGTTCACTCAACATGGTCAGATGGAGTGGTATCAATAAAAGATATTGTAGATTTTGTCAGGAAAAATTACAGATACGAATACATTGTAATAACAGACCACTCAAAATCCCAGAGAGTTGCCCACGGTCTTGATGAGGAAAGGCTCCTTGAAGAGCTAAAAGAGATACAGCTGATAAACAAAATGGCTGGTCTGGATTTTGTAAAAAAAGGAATAGAGGTTGACATCCTTCTTGACGGCTCCCTTGACCTGTCAGATGAGGTTCTATCTCAGCTTGACTGGGTCGTTGCATCTGTTCACAGCCATTTTTCAAGAGACAATACAGACAGAATAATAAAAGCAATGGAAAATCCATACGTTAACGCTATAGGACATCCTACAGGCAGACTTATAGGATTGAGAGAACCATATCCTGTTGATATGGATGCTGTTATAAAGGCAGCAAAAGAGACAGGAACAGCCCTTGAGATAAATGCTCAGCCCCGAAGGATGGACATAGACGAAATATGGATAAGGAAAGCTGTTGAAAACGGAGTAAAATTAGTCATATCAACAGATGCCCACAATCTTGGGAATTTCGCATTTATGGAAATTGGAGTGTCCATTGCCAGAAGAGGATGGGCAACAAAAAAAGATATTCTGAATACAGGAAGCTGGAAAGAGATTCAGAAATTTGTTAACCAAAAAAGGAAAAAATTTGGAGTCAGAGCTATAAAATAA
- a CDS encoding 3-oxoacyl-[acyl-carrier-protein] synthase III C-terminal domain-containing protein — translation MRVFIGETVKIMPEIYNLHQIVDEMFPVEKVGEKINRMIHRLASSIGIKSRPLAVDFSKLPVNQLKKDEYHPLNWGKMVVERLSEKIGKENIGFLSVSYNISYHEDFLPNLASQIVMETGLKVDGLPEEIPYYGCASGIFSIKSAVEYCKRHNKAAIVFSFDQCSKIGKLIYDPSNPYFKKTIKSYLLFSDGGVGLIVLPESLIDKYEGKLIEIQDIQLGYHPGKKIKTEHGLFILDSNIKEAVPPIVSEKVIKPVLNRNNITVSEIEEWALHQGGFTILEKFKEKEILGLTDSQIERAWKLLENYGNMSSPSCLLVLDSFIHENKEKKRKKGMIVGFGAGYYMGTVLYQWV, via the coding sequence ATGCCAGAGATTTATAACCTCCATCAAATTGTTGACGAAATGTTTCCTGTTGAAAAAGTTGGAGAAAAAATAAACAGAATGATACATAGATTAGCCAGCAGTATTGGAATTAAAAGCAGACCTTTAGCTGTTGATTTCTCAAAACTTCCAGTTAACCAGCTGAAAAAAGATGAATACCATCCCCTTAACTGGGGAAAGATGGTCGTAGAAAGACTTTCTGAAAAAATAGGAAAGGAAAATATTGGATTTTTGTCTGTTTCTTACAACATATCCTATCATGAGGATTTTTTGCCAAATCTTGCATCACAGATTGTTATGGAAACAGGTCTTAAGGTTGACGGTCTTCCTGAAGAGATACCGTATTATGGATGTGCATCAGGTATTTTTTCAATAAAAAGTGCAGTGGAATACTGCAAAAGGCATAACAAAGCAGCCATTGTATTTTCCTTTGACCAGTGTTCAAAAATAGGCAAATTAATATACGACCCATCAAATCCGTATTTCAAAAAAACTATAAAATCGTATCTTCTTTTTTCAGACGGTGGAGTGGGGCTTATTGTACTCCCGGAATCACTAATTGATAAGTATGAAGGGAAACTTATAGAAATTCAGGACATCCAGTTAGGCTATCATCCCGGAAAAAAGATTAAAACAGAACATGGACTTTTTATTTTAGACAGCAACATAAAAGAAGCAGTTCCCCCTATCGTGTCTGAAAAGGTTATAAAACCTGTGCTAAATAGAAATAACATTACTGTTTCAGAGATTGAAGAATGGGCACTGCATCAGGGGGGATTTACAATACTTGAAAAATTTAAAGAAAAAGAGATTTTAGGACTTACAGATAGTCAGATTGAAAGAGCGTGGAAACTTCTTGAAAACTACGGCAACATGAGCTCGCCCAGCTGTCTCCTTGTGCTGGACAGTTTTATTCACGAAAACAAAGAGAAAAAAAGAAAAAAAGGCATGATTGTTGGGTTTGGCGCAGGATACTACATGGGAACAGTTCTTTACCAATGGGTTTGA
- the cas6 gene encoding CRISPR-associated endoribonuclease Cas6 — MRLSIKLSSEREYISLPLHHSPTVQGMLYKSLPPYLSKFLHDIGFFYNGRKFKLFTFSKIMSEHFIIQKDRKRIKYKTPITFYISSGVDDISKSWGENFIKKDKIILGKNHLYIEAIEVLPKPDFSGEMTVKTLSPITAYQTVQKNGKKFYKYYSPQDKEFETLLKENIKKKYYILKNKKIEDFPFEIKPVKNIRKARIKYKDFLIEAYEGEFKIKTDPEIFKTVYDTGLGAKNSQGFGMVEVL, encoded by the coding sequence ATGAGACTGTCAATAAAACTTTCTTCTGAAAGGGAGTATATATCCTTACCTTTGCACCATTCACCAACAGTTCAAGGTATGCTTTACAAAAGCCTCCCACCTTATTTATCCAAATTTCTGCACGATATAGGATTCTTTTACAACGGTAGAAAGTTTAAACTTTTCACATTTTCCAAAATTATGTCAGAGCATTTCATAATCCAGAAAGACAGAAAAAGAATAAAATACAAAACGCCAATAACATTTTATATATCTTCAGGAGTTGACGATATTTCAAAAAGCTGGGGAGAGAATTTTATAAAAAAGGACAAAATAATTCTTGGAAAAAATCACCTTTATATAGAAGCCATAGAAGTTTTGCCAAAACCAGATTTCAGTGGAGAAATGACAGTGAAAACTCTGTCTCCAATAACAGCTTACCAGACAGTGCAAAAAAACGGCAAAAAATTCTATAAATATTACTCCCCCCAAGATAAAGAGTTTGAAACCCTTTTAAAAGAAAACATAAAAAAGAAATACTACATCCTGAAAAACAAAAAAATAGAAGATTTCCCATTTGAAATAAAGCCAGTCAAAAACATAAGAAAAGCCAGAATAAAATACAAAGATTTTCTAATAGAAGCCTATGAGGGAGAGTTTAAAATAAAAACAGACCCAGAAATCTTTAAAACCGTTTACGACACAGGTTTAGGAGCAAAAAACTCCCAAGGCTTTGGCATGGTGGAGGTTTTATAG
- a CDS encoding desulfoferrodoxin family protein, producing MPKINEYVDISTLDKEAKRDYIDRHSPFVHVEGTPVKGQKFKVKVKVGEEYCHPDDFDHYIAYVQLWDGETLLGQATFTPGTQGNQCSQAEVDFYIVPTKNKLKLQAMSYCTKHGLWQGPVVEVEVQEAEAPAGA from the coding sequence ATGCCAAAAATTAACGAATATGTTGACATCTCTACACTGGATAAGGAAGCAAAAAGGGATTACATTGACAGACATTCTCCATTTGTTCATGTGGAAGGAACGCCAGTAAAAGGACAAAAGTTCAAAGTTAAAGTAAAAGTTGGTGAAGAGTACTGCCATCCTGATGACTTTGACCACTACATTGCTTACGTCCAGCTGTGGGACGGTGAAACACTCCTTGGACAGGCAACATTTACACCTGGAACACAGGGAAATCAGTGCTCTCAGGCAGAAGTTGATTTCTACATTGTTCCAACAAAAAATAAACTGAAACTTCAAGCAATGAGCTACTGCACAAAACACGGATTGTGGCAGGGACCTGTTGTTGAAGTTGAAGTTCAAGAAGCAGAAGCTCCTGCAGGAGCATAA
- the gltX gene encoding glutamate--tRNA ligase translates to MVRVRFAPSPTGYLHLGNARTALFNYIYARHTGGKLVLRIEDTDRERSKKEYEEMLIDDLKWLGIEWDEGPDVGGEFGPYRQSERTEIYNQYVEKLQQTGHIYRCFCTPEELEAERKKALAEGRPPRYSGKCRNLSEEEINRLLSEGKPFVWRFRVPDGEVIAFRDLIKGEVEINVDEFGDFVIVRSDGSPVYNFVVVVDDALMKITHVIRGEDHLSNTPKQILIYRALGFEEPEFAHLPIILGEDRSKLSKRHGAVSVRAFRDDGYVSEAMFNGLSLLGWHPKGDNEVLSKEEIISEFDIEDVHNAPAVFDRAKLRWLNGVYIREKLDIDDLTKRAVPFFEGFGYKADFEYYKKVLEVIRDSLETLMDIEERAKPFFVDDFHYSEEGKKFLEDETGYRVVQTFYEKIKDLDSITAQEFKKITKELQKELGVKGKNLFMPIRVALTGETSGVDISMLVEVIGVERVKHRIQRALEYFG, encoded by the coding sequence TTGGTAAGAGTTAGATTTGCTCCCAGTCCAACAGGATACCTTCACCTTGGAAATGCAAGAACAGCCCTATTTAATTACATATACGCAAGACATACAGGAGGGAAATTAGTTCTTAGGATAGAAGACACCGACAGAGAAAGGTCTAAAAAAGAATACGAAGAGATGCTGATAGATGACCTGAAATGGCTGGGAATAGAATGGGACGAAGGTCCAGATGTGGGAGGAGAATTTGGACCCTACAGACAGTCTGAGAGAACAGAAATATATAACCAGTATGTTGAAAAATTACAACAAACAGGGCATATCTACAGATGTTTCTGCACACCAGAAGAGTTAGAAGCAGAAAGAAAAAAGGCACTGGCAGAAGGCAGACCACCCAGATACAGCGGAAAATGTAGAAATCTGTCAGAAGAAGAGATAAACAGACTCCTTTCCGAAGGAAAGCCTTTTGTATGGAGATTCAGAGTTCCAGATGGAGAGGTTATAGCATTTAGAGACCTGATAAAAGGAGAAGTTGAGATAAACGTTGACGAATTTGGAGATTTTGTTATAGTCAGGTCTGACGGCTCTCCTGTTTATAACTTTGTGGTGGTTGTTGACGATGCATTGATGAAAATTACCCATGTAATCAGAGGAGAAGACCATCTATCAAACACACCAAAGCAGATACTGATATACAGAGCTTTAGGATTTGAAGAACCAGAATTTGCCCATCTGCCTATCATATTAGGAGAAGATAGAAGCAAGCTGTCAAAAAGACATGGAGCCGTTTCTGTAAGAGCTTTCAGAGATGATGGTTATGTATCAGAAGCAATGTTTAACGGTCTTTCCCTTTTAGGCTGGCACCCTAAAGGGGATAACGAGGTGCTGTCAAAAGAAGAGATAATCTCAGAGTTTGATATAGAAGACGTTCATAACGCACCTGCAGTTTTTGATAGGGCAAAACTCAGATGGCTTAACGGCGTTTACATTAGAGAAAAATTAGATATTGATGACCTGACAAAAAGAGCTGTTCCGTTTTTTGAAGGATTTGGTTATAAAGCAGACTTTGAATATTACAAAAAGGTTTTGGAAGTCATAAGAGACAGTCTTGAAACATTAATGGATATTGAAGAAAGGGCAAAGCCGTTTTTTGTTGATGACTTTCACTACAGCGAAGAAGGTAAGAAATTTTTAGAAGACGAAACAGGATACAGAGTTGTTCAAACCTTTTATGAAAAGATAAAGGATTTAGACAGTATAACAGCACAGGAGTTCAAAAAAATAACAAAAGAATTGCAGAAAGAGCTTGGAGTAAAAGGGAAAAACCTATTTATGCCAATAAGAGTAGCTCTAACAGGAGAAACATCTGGAGTTGACATATCAATGCTTGTTGAGGTAATAGGAGTTGAGCGAGTAAAACACAGAATACAAAGAGCACTGGAGTATTTTGGATGA
- the ribD gene encoding bifunctional diaminohydroxyphosphoribosylaminopyrimidine deaminase/5-amino-6-(5-phosphoribosylamino)uracil reductase RibD, with protein sequence MSRLDEKLMRLALKEAKKGKGYTHPNPAVGAVIVKNGKVIGKGYHKKAGMPHAEREAIKDALSKGENIEGSTMYVTLEPCCHYGRTPPCTEAIIDSRIKRVVIATLDPNPQVAGKGAEILKKQGIEVITGILENQAKKLNEDFFVYIQKKRPFVHIKIAQTVDGKIATQTGSSKWITGEKARKYAHRLRKEATAVLVGVGTAVKDNPELTVRNFPSKKQPLRVLIDKNLKTPLDHKIFNKKAKTVVFVSELADRGKIHLLKKRSNIQLITLPLYEGRFLIKDVLDSLYKMEVMHLLIEGGKDVITQFFKEGIYDKVSLFVAPKIIGEDGISSVGVLNIKDISEALKLQIERIKKLEPDIYLELYP encoded by the coding sequence TTGAGCAGATTAGATGAGAAGCTTATGAGATTAGCCCTGAAAGAAGCAAAAAAGGGGAAGGGTTATACACATCCAAATCCTGCTGTTGGTGCAGTGATAGTAAAAAACGGCAAAGTAATAGGAAAAGGTTACCACAAAAAAGCAGGAATGCCCCACGCTGAAAGGGAAGCTATAAAAGATGCCCTGTCAAAAGGTGAAAATATAGAAGGTTCAACAATGTATGTGACACTGGAGCCGTGCTGTCATTACGGCAGAACTCCTCCATGCACAGAGGCAATAATAGACAGCAGGATAAAAAGGGTTGTTATAGCTACTTTAGACCCTAATCCTCAGGTTGCAGGGAAAGGAGCTGAGATACTAAAAAAGCAAGGTATTGAGGTTATTACAGGTATTTTAGAAAATCAGGCAAAAAAGCTCAATGAAGACTTTTTTGTTTATATACAGAAAAAAAGACCTTTTGTTCATATAAAAATTGCACAGACAGTTGACGGAAAGATAGCAACCCAGACAGGTTCATCAAAATGGATTACAGGAGAAAAAGCAAGAAAGTATGCCCACAGACTGAGGAAAGAGGCAACAGCTGTTTTAGTGGGAGTGGGAACTGCTGTAAAGGATAACCCAGAGCTAACTGTCAGAAACTTTCCCTCAAAAAAACAGCCTTTGAGAGTATTGATAGATAAAAATCTAAAAACTCCTTTAGACCACAAAATATTCAACAAAAAGGCAAAAACTGTTGTTTTTGTGTCAGAACTTGCAGATAGAGGCAAAATTCATCTTTTAAAGAAAAGGAGTAATATTCAGCTGATAACACTACCACTATATGAGGGAAGATTTTTGATTAAGGATGTATTAGACAGTTTATATAAAATGGAAGTTATGCATCTTCTCATTGAAGGGGGAAAAGATGTTATAACACAGTTTTTTAAAGAGGGGATTTATGACAAGGTTTCCCTGTTCGTAGCTCCAAAAATTATCGGTGAAGACGGTATCTCTTCTGTTGGAGTACTAAATATTAAAGATATCAGTGAAGCATTAAAACTCCAGATTGAAAGGATTAAAAAATTAGAGCCTGATATTTATTTAGAGCTTTATCCTTAA
- a CDS encoding protein-tyrosine phosphatase family protein, producing MIRWITDYLGGSRVPEPEELLQWKEEGVSVVINLLKGEYGDFIAERQKDLGFEVIRIPFDMYQIIPEEDFLAVYQYIDEIKNEKKIVVHCKYGQARSGTFLAGYLIHTGVPYEEALNRVMAKGFEPHTFHQINFLKNLSEKKK from the coding sequence ATGATAAGATGGATTACCGATTATCTTGGAGGTAGTAGAGTCCCAGAACCTGAAGAGCTACTGCAGTGGAAAGAAGAAGGCGTTAGCGTTGTGATAAATCTTCTGAAAGGAGAGTATGGAGATTTTATTGCTGAAAGGCAAAAAGATTTAGGATTTGAAGTTATAAGGATACCTTTTGATATGTATCAGATAATACCAGAGGAAGACTTTTTAGCTGTTTATCAGTATATAGATGAGATAAAAAATGAAAAGAAGATTGTAGTCCACTGCAAGTATGGACAGGCAAGAAGTGGAACATTTTTAGCTGGATATCTGATACATACAGGAGTTCCTTATGAAGAAGCTCTAAACAGAGTAATGGCAAAAGGATTTGAACCCCATACATTTCATCAGATTAATTTTTTAAAAAATCTATCTGAAAAAAAGAAATGA